From Homalodisca vitripennis isolate AUS2020 chromosome 1, UT_GWSS_2.1, whole genome shotgun sequence, the proteins below share one genomic window:
- the LOC124356651 gene encoding metallophosphoesterase domain-containing protein 1 isoform X2, producing the protein MARVVCMSDTHSLTSHIKFDVPEGDIFIHAGDFTKCGGLDEVVDFNNWIGGLPHKHKVVIAGNHELSFDHTFTHPLSHSPSDGSRGGSIVDQIPTLGMPRDNIAEAVKMQNIKDCLTNCIYLQDEVVTLYGLKIYGTPWQPEFCKWAFNLPRGEACLQKWDAIPDDTDILVTHTPPIGHGDLCCTGVRAGCVELLSTVQQRVKPKYHIFGHVHEGYGVSSDGKIIYVNASTCDINYLPNNPPIVFDISLPPGANKEF; encoded by the exons GCACGTGTCGTCTGTATGAGTGATACTCACTCACTGACCTCTCACATTAAGTTTGATGTTCCTGAAGGAGATATATTCATTCATGCTGGTGATTTCACAAAATGTGGTGGATTGGATGAAGTTGTGGATTTTAATAACTGGATAG GTGGGCTCCCTCACAAACACAAAGTTGTCATCGCAGGCAATCACGAGCTCAGCTTTGATCACACATTCACTCACCCACTGAGTCACTCCCCGAGTGATGGCTCCAGGGGTGGCAGTATCGTGGATCAGATCCCAACCCTGGGCATGCCACGAGACAACATCGCAGAGGCTGTCAAGATGCAGAATATTAAAGATTGCTTGACGAATTGTATCTATTTACAAGACGAAGTCGTCACCTTGTACGGTTTGAAGATTTATGGGACTCCATG GCAACCAGAGTTTTGCAAGTGGGCATTCAACCTGCCTCGTGGAGAAGCCTGTTTACAGAAGTGGGACGCTATTCCCGATGATACGGATATCCTGGTGACGCACACTCCGCCCATAGGACACGGAGATCTGTGTTGTACTGGAGTCCGTGCGGGCTGTGTAGAACTACTCTCCACGGTACAGCAGAGAGTCAAACCCAAGTATCACATATTTGGGCATGTTCATGAAG GATATGGTGTTTCGTCAGATGGGaagattatttatgtaaatgcTTCGACTTGTGATATAAACTACTTGCCAAACAATCCTCCGATAGTGTTTGACATAAGCTTACCTCCTGGTGCAAATAAGGAATTTTAG